A region of the Fibrobacter sp. genome:
TCTCTCATAAACATCTACTTTATAACATCCATAAATATAACAAATTTTTACAAAAACGTTGACATTTTTGTCCACACCTTTGTGAGTTTTTTCACCATAGAAGAGCCACACCAATCTATTTTCTAGACAACAAGGAGTGATTATGAATATCGGAAAACTTTTACTCATTTTGGGTGCCACAATTGCCACAGCATCCTTTGCAGCGAAATACGAAGCGGAAGCAGGGACCTTGACCAATGACGCCAAGAAAGTCAGTGACGGCGGGGCTTCCGGCGGAGCCTATGTGGACATGCAATCTGGCAATTTATCCATCAACAATGTCAATGCAGAAAAGACCGGCAAGTACTCTTTAAAGGTTCGTTACAAGGTGGGCGATTACAAGGAAAACCTCCTCAAGGTAAATGGCGCCTCCGCAGGAACTTTGGCTTTCGAAGCCTCCAACAACTGGACAGATTTGTCCACAGTGGTTACACTCAATGCAGGTAACAACACCATCCTCATTGAAAAATACTGGGGATGGGTCAGCGTGGACTACATCGAAGTAAACCCCTACGTATCCGAACCGTTCAAAATCAGTTCAAACCTAGTAACACCCAACGCCACTGAATCCGCCCAGAAGCTTTACACTTTCCTGGTCAACAACTTCGGCAAGAAAACCATTAGCGGTGTAATGACCGGCGACATGGGCAGCTACTCCATGGGCGCAGATTTCAAGACTCACGACGACGTAAAGGAAATTTACAGCAAAGGCGGCAAATATCCTGCGCTTGTCGGCGTAGACTTTCTCTTCGCAAGCGGCCCTAACGCAAACAGTTCTTGGAACCAGGAATACACCAACAAGGCTCTTTCTCTCGCAAGAAACCTCTGGAAACAGGGTGGCATACCCAACTTCACTTGGCATTGGAAAGACCCACTGGACAAGCAGGACGCCTTCTACATCAAGGGTGCAACCGACGGCACCTACACCGACTTCGACTTCGCAACAGCCTTTAAATCCGGCACCACCGAATGGAACACAGAAAGCGCCGCCTACAAGGGCATCATCGCTGATGTAGACCATATCGCCGATTATTTCCTGGATCTTCAAAAAGACGGTATTGCAGGCATCTTCCGTCCGTTGCACGAAGCAGGCGGCAAATGGTTCTGG
Encoded here:
- a CDS encoding beta-mannosidase produces the protein MNIGKLLLILGATIATASFAAKYEAEAGTLTNDAKKVSDGGASGGAYVDMQSGNLSINNVNAEKTGKYSLKVRYKVGDYKENLLKVNGASAGTLAFEASNNWTDLSTVVTLNAGNNTILIEKYWGWVSVDYIEVNPYVSEPFKISSNLVTPNATESAQKLYTFLVNNFGKKTISGVMTGDMGSYSMGADFKTHDDVKEIYSKGGKYPALVGVDFLFASGPNANSSWNQEYTNKALSLARNLWKQGGIPNFTWHWKDPLDKQDAFYIKGATDGTYTDFDFATAFKSGTTEWNTESAAYKGIIADVDHIADYFLDLQKDGIAGIFRPLHEAGGKWFWWSINSGKQFAALYRLVFDRMVKVKGVKNMIWVYNPISPAVYDWDPGADYYDVIAIDIYNSANDHSSCSSDFDKFKSASKSSKIIALTENGPIPDINNMVKEEAMWSWWMPWYSTWGSTFSSQTSNAMWKSNLNDERVITLEDMPGWGTYAPSTEEPTSILMKYSSLNGVETNVQIFDLKGKYLGNEEAKQNLPKGRYIIKSEINNRKTSRILIRD